A single genomic interval of Littorina saxatilis isolate snail1 linkage group LG17, US_GU_Lsax_2.0, whole genome shotgun sequence harbors:
- the LOC138952127 gene encoding uncharacterized protein produces MLCPTSFTCLAAVILRAFAVGNVTKKTQSGSADKSCAYDRCIYRRVTKQKDGIQIVYSPATKDCTRHVVQCTHEKPDCCETECCHSGTLAPYAIFLLVTFSLGFVIFFVFCAALCMKRRKKLKKLRQRLKIAKDIRVDSPKPTPTSGPGSDLSLPISAVSSHTQTVPDHGHSVDSLVSNLFTPSPAPTEPSPVPTEPSPAPSEPSPAPIEPSPAPIEPSPAPIEPSPAPTEPSPAPTEPSPAPTEPSPAPNEPSPAPTEPSPFPIEPSPAPTEPSPAPTEPSPAPIEPSPAPTEPSPFPIEPSPAPTEPSPAPSEPSPSPTEPSPAPIEPSPAPNEPSPAPAGPSPAPIEPSPAPTAPSPAPTEPSPTPTEPSPAPTEPSPAPNEPSPAPTEPSPAPPEPSPAPTKPSPAPTEPSPAPTEPSPAPTEPSPFPIEPSPAPIEPSPAPTEPSPSPIEPSPAPTEPSPVPTEPSPAPSEPSPSPTEPSPAPTEPSPAPTEPSPAPIEPSPAPTEPSPSPIEPSPAPNESSPAPNESSVALAQTATKTKNKASKK; encoded by the coding sequence ATGCTTTGTCCAACCTCCTTCACCTGCCTGGCTGCCGTCATACTCAGAGCTTTTGCCGTTGGCAATGTCACCAAAAAAACCCAGAGCGGTTCGGCGGACAAATCCTGCGCTTACGACAGGTGTATATATCGAAgagtgacaaaacaaaaagacggAATTCAAATCGTGTATTCCCCCGCGACGAAGGACTGCACCAGACATGTGGTGCAGTGCACACACGAAAAACCGGATTGCTGCGAGACCGAATGCTGCCACTCGGGAACACTGGCGCCCTACGCTATCTTCCTGCTGGTCACATTCTCCTTGGGCTTTGTCATCTTCTTCGTCTTTTGTGCCGCGCTCTGCATGAAGAGAAGGAAAAAGCTGAAGAAGTTGCGACAGCGCCTCAAGATTGCTAAGGACATTCGCGTGGATTCTCCAAAACCGACTCCAACCTCGGGTCCTGGTAGTGATCTTTCTCTTCCTATCTCTGCTGTTTCTTCTCATACTCAAACTGTTCCTGATCATGGTCACAGTGTAGATTCTCTTGTGAGCAATCTGTTCACGCCTTCTCCTGCCCCTACTGAGCCTTCTCCTGTCCCTACTGAGCCTTCTCCTGCCCCTTCTGAGCCTTCTCCTGCCCCCATTGAGCCTTCTCCTGCCCCTATTGAACCTTCTCCTGCCCCCATTGAGCCTTCTCCTGCCCCTACTGAGCCTTCTCCTGCCCCTACTGAGCCTTCTCCTGCCCCTACTGAGCCTTCTCCTGCCCCTAATGAGCCTTCTCCTGCCCCTACTGAGCCTTCTCCTTTCCCCATTGAGCCTTCTCCTGCCCCTACTGAGCCTTCTCCTGCCCCTACTGAGCCTTCTCCTGCCCCCATTGAGCCTTCTCCTGCCCCTACTGAGCCTTCTCCTTTCCCCATTGAGCCTTCTCCTGCCCCCACTGAGCCTTCTCCTGCCCCTTCTGAGCCTTCTCCTTCCCCTACTGAGCCTTCTCCTGCCCCCATTGAGCCTTCTCCTGCCCCTAATGAGCCTTCTCCTGCCCCTGCTGGGCCATCTCCTGCCCCTATTGAGCCTTCTCCTGCCCCCACTGCGCCTTCTCCTGCCCCTACTGAGCCTTCTCCTACCCCTACTGAGCCTTCTCCTGCCCCTACTGAGCCTTCTCCTGCCCCTAATGAGCCTTCTCCTGCCCCTACTGAGCCTTCTCCTGCCCCTCCTGAGCCTTCTCCTGCCCCTACTAAGCCTTCTCCTGCCCCTACTGAGCCTTCTCCTGCCCCTACTGAGCCTTCTCCTGCCCCTACTGAGCCTTCTCCTTTCCCCATTGAGCCTTCTCCTGCCCCCATTGAGCCTTCTCCTGCCCCTACTGAGCCGTCTCCTTCCCCCATTGAGCCTTCTCCTGCCCCTACTGAGCCTTCTCCTGTCCCTACTGAGCCTTCTCCTGCCCCTTCTGAGCCTTCTCCTTCCCCTACTGAGCCTTCTCCTGCCCCTACTGAGCCTTCTCCTGCCCCTACTGAGCCTTCTCCTGCCCCCATTGAGCCTTCTCCTGCCCCGACTGAGCCTTCTCCTTCCCCCATTGAGCCTTCTCCTGCCCCTAATGAGTCTTCCCCTGCCCCTAATGAGTCTTCTGTAGCCTTGGCACAAACGGccacaaaaacgaaaaataaGGCCTCAAAGAAGTAa
- the LOC138953232 gene encoding golgin subfamily A member 6-like protein 2, with the protein MFDVVKATGTRHEVGVAYGLQNVHCRRAKHGLMSANIPSDDFLAFSSHVFDIRTIIGKPTFTSYVSGAWCGKRSVSLRRPAGGIGISNTWGQEKAQWRQEKAQWGQEKAQWGQEKAQWGQDKAQWGQEKAQWGQDKAQWGQEKAQWGQEKAQWGQEKAQWGQEKAQWGQDKAQWGQDKAQWGQEKAQWGQDKAQWGQEKAQWGQEKAQWGQDKAQWGQEKAQWGQDKAQWGQDKAQWGQDKAQWGQDKAQWGQDKAQWGQDKAQWGQDKAQWGQDKAQWGQDKAQWGQEKAQWGQDKAQWGQDKTQWGQDKAQWGQDKAQWGQEKAQWGQDKTQWGQDKAQWGQDKAQWGQDKAQWGQDKARWEQDKAQWEQDKAQWEQDKAQWGQDKAQWGQDKAQWGQDKAQWGQDKAQWGQDKGQEKAQWGQDKAQWGQDKAQRRQDKAQWGQDKAPWGQDKAQWGQDKAQWGQEKAQWGQEKAQWGQEKAQWGKDKAQWGQDKAQWGQDKAQGGQDKGQWGQEKAQWGQDKAQWGQDKAQWEQDKALWGQDKAQWGQDKARWEQDKAQWGQEKAQWGQDKAQWGQDKAQWGQEKTKQGQQKAKWGQEKAQEGKAGAAEGPVRAGEGPVGAVKGQVGAGEGSVGAGEGPVGAGEGPVGAREGKEGAAEGPVRAEEGPVGAGERPTEAGEGPVGTGEGPVGAGEGKAGAGEGPVEAGEGPVGTEGPVKAGKGPVGAREGPVETREGTVGAGEGPVGARDGPVGARECLVGASEGPVGAGESPVGAGEGPVGTGEGLVGAAEGPLEAGEGPVGKGEGPVGTEEGPVGAGEGPVGTEEGPVGTEGPVGAAEGPVEAGEGPAGAGEGPVGPREGPVGTVEGRVGAGEGKAGAGKGPVGTEKAQRGQEKALWGQEKAQWGQEKAQWEQEKEKAQWGQENAQQRQEKAQWGLEKAQWGQEKAKRGQEKAQWGQDKGQDKAQWRQEKAQWGQKAQ; encoded by the exons ATGTTTGATGTAGTCAAggccacaggcactcgtcacgaggtgggcgtgGCCTATGgct TACAGAACGTCCATTGTCGTCGCGCCAAGCACGGTCTGATGTCGGCCAACATACCCTCTGATGATTTTTTAGCCTTCTCCTCTCACGTCTTTGATATTCGCACCATAATTGGTAAACCGACCTTCACCTCGTACGTCTCAGGAGCATGGTGTGGCAAGCGTTCCGTTTCTCTGAGACGGCCAg CTGGTGGGATTGGAATCAGTAATACCTGGGGACAGGAGAAGGCCCAGTGGAGGCAGGAGAAGGCACAGTGGGGGCAAGAGAAGGCTCAGTGGGGACAAGAGAAGGCTCAGTGGGGGCAAGACAAGGCTCAGTGGGGGCAAGAGAAGGCCCAGTGGGGGCAAGACAAGGCTCAGTGGGGGCAAGAGAAGGCCCAGTGGGGGCAAGAGAAGGCTCAGTGGGGGCAAGAAAAGGCTCAGTGGGGGCAAGAGAAGGCCCAGTGGGGGCAAGACAAGGCTCAGTGGGGGCAAGACAAGGCTCAGTGGGGGCAAGAGAAGGCCCAGTGGGGGCAAGACAAGGCTCAGTGGGGGCAAGAGAAGGCTCAGTGGGGGCAAGAGAAGGCCCAGTGGGGGCAAGACAAGGCTCAGTGGGGGCAAGAGAAGGCCCAGTGGGGGCAAGACAAGGCTCAGTGGGGGCAAGACAAGGCTCAGTGGGGGCAAGACAAGGCTCAGTGGGGGCAAGACAAGGCTCAGTGGGGGCAAGACAAGGCTCAGTGGGGGCAAGACAAGGCTCAGTGGGGGCAAGACAAGGCTCAGTGGGGACAAGACAAGGCTCAGTGGGGGCAAGACAAGGCTCAGTGGGGCCAAGAGAAGGCCCAGTGGGGGCAAGACAAGGCTCAGTGGGGGCAAGACAAGACTCAGTGGGGGCAAGACAAGGCTCAGTGGGGGCAAGACAAGGCTCAGTGGGGGCAAGAGAAGGCCCAGTGGGGGCAAGACAAGACTCAGTGGGGGCAAGACAAGGCTCAGTGGGGGCAAGACAAGGCTCAGTGGGGGCAAGACAAGGCTCAGTGGGGGCAAGACAAGGCTCGGTGGGAGCAAGACAAGGCTCAGTGGGAGCAAGACAAGGCTCAGTGGGAGCAAGACAAGGCTCAGTGGGGGCAAGACAAGGCTCAGTGGGGGCAAGACAAGGCCCAGTGGGGGCAAGACAAGGCTCAGTGGGGGCAAGACAAGGCTCAGTGGGGGCAAGACAAG GGGCAAGAGAAGGCTCAGTGGGGGCAAGACAAGGCCCAGTGGGGGCAAGACAAGGCCCAGCGGAGGCAAGACAAGGCCCAGTGGGGGCAAGACAAGGCCCCGTGGGGGCAAGACAAGGCTCAGTGGGGGCAAGACAAGGCTCAGTGGGGGCAAGAGAAGGCTCAATGGGGGCAAGAGAAGGCCCAGTGGGGACAGGAGAAGGCTCAGTGGGGGAAAGACAAGGCTCAGTGGGGGCAAGACAAGGCTCAGTGGGGGCAAGACAAGGCTCAGGGGGGGCAAGACAAGGGTCAGTGGGGACAGGAGAAGGCTCAGTGGGGGCAAGACAAGGCTCAGTGGGGGCAAGACAAGGCTCAGTGGGAGCAAGACAAGGCTCTGTGGGGGCAAGACAAGGCTCAGTGGGGGCAAGACAAGGCTCGGTGGGAGCAAGACAAGGCTCAGTGGGGACAGGAGAAGGCTCAGTGGGGGCAAGACAAGGCTCAGTGGGGGCAAGACAAGGCTCAGTGGGGGCAGGAGAAGACAAAGCAGGGGCAGCAGAAGGCCAAGTGGGGGCAGGAGAAGGCCCA AGAAGGTAAAGCGGGGGCAGCAGAAGGCCCAGTGAGGGCAGGAGAAGGCCCAGTTGGGGCAGTGAAAGGCCAGGTGGGAGCAGGAGAAGGCTCAGTGGGGGCAGGAGAAGGCCCAGTGGGGGCAGGAGAAGGCCCAGTGGGAGCAAGAGAAGGTAAAGAGGGGGCAGCAGAAGGCCCAGTGAGGGCAGAAGAAGGCCCAGTGGGGGCAGGAGAACGCCCAACAGAGGCAGGAGAAGGCCCAGTGGGGACTGGAGAAGGCCCAGTGGGGGCAGGAGAAGGCAAAGCGGGGGCAGGAGAAGGCCCAGTGGAGGCAGGAGAAGGCCCAGTGGGGACAGAAGGCCCAGTGAAGGCAGGAAAAGGCCCAGTGGGGGCAAGAGAAGGCCCAGTGGAGACAAGAGAAGGCACAGTGGGGGCAGGAGAAGGCCCAGTGGGGGCAAGAGATGGCCCAGTGGGGGCAAGAGAATGCTTAGTGGGGGCAAGCGAAGGCCCAGTGGGGGCAGGAGAAAGCCCAGTGGGGGCAGGAGAAGGCCCAGTAGGGACAGGAGAAGGCCTAGTGGGGGCAGCAGAAGGCCCATTGGAGGCAGGAGAAGGCCCAGTGGGGAAAGGAGAAGGCCCAGTGGGGACAGAAGAAGGCCCAGTGGGGGCAGGAGAAGGCCCAGTAGGGACAGAAGAAGGCCCAGTGGGGACAGAAGGCCCAGTGGGGGCAGCAGAAGGCCCAGTGGAGGCAGGAGAAGGCCCAGCAGGGGCAGGAGAAGGCCCAGTGGGACCAAGAGAAGGCCCAGTAGGGACAGTAGAAGGCCGAGTGGGGGCAGGAGAAGGCAAAGCGGGGGCAGGAAAAGGCCCAGTGGGGACAGAGAAGGCCCAGCGGGGGCAGGAGAAGGCCCTGTGGGGACAGGAGAAGGCCCAGTGGGGGCAGGAGAAGGCCCAGTGGGAGCAAGAGAAG GAGAAGGCCCAGTGGGGGCAGGAGAACGCCCAACAGAGGCAGGAGAAGGCCCAGTGGGGACTGGAGAAGGCCCAGTGGGGGCAGGAGAAGGCAAAGCGGGGGCAGGAGAAGGCCCAGTGGGGACAGGATAAGGGACAGGACAAGGCCCAGTGGAGGCAGGAGAAGGCCCAGTGGGGACAGAAGGCCCAGTGA
- the LOC138953230 gene encoding spidroin-1-like, whose amino-acid sequence MAPSGGRRRLSGGKRRLSGGKRRPSGGSKLKGKAGAAKGQVGAREGPVGAREGKPGAGEGQVGAREGPVETREGPVRAAEGQVGAGEGPRRAGEGPVGAREGPVRAGEGHAGAGEGPVRAGEGPVGAGEGPVGAREGKAGAAEGQVGAREGPVRAAEGQVGAGEGPRRAGEGKAGAAEGHVGAGEGPVRAGEGPVGAREGPVGAREGKAGAAEGPVRAGEGQVGAGEGPRRAGEGPVGAREGPVGLEEGKAGAAEGPVGAGEGPTKAGEGPVGTGEDPVKTGEGPVGAGEGKAGAAEGPVGTGEGPVGTAEGPVGTGKGPVGAAEGPVGKGEGPVGAAEGPQKAKWGQEKAQWGQQKAQWGQEKAQWGQQKAQWGQEKAQWGQEKAQWGQEKVKRGQQKAQWGQEMAQWGQEKAPWGQEKAQWGQEKAQWRQENAQWAQEKAQWGQKVKRGQQRASGRGGGGAGEGPVETGEGLLGAEEGRVGAGEGKAGAAEGPVGAGEGPVGTGEGPVGDAEGPVGTGEGPVEAGEGPVGAAADPVWAGEGPVGAGEGPVGAATDPVQEKVKRGQQKAQWGQGKAQWGQEKAQWRQEKAQRGAGEGPVRRGEGPVGAGGGPVGKGEGPVGTGEGKAGAAEGPVGEGEGPVGTGEGPVGAGEGPVGAGESKAGAAEGPVRVGEGPTGAGEGPVGTGEGPVETGKGPVGPKEGSVGEREGPVGAGEGPVGTGEGPVGKGEGKVGAGEGKAGAGEGKVGGQEKVKWGQEKVKWGQEKAQWGQEKAQWGQEKAQWGQEKAQWGQEKVKWGQEKVKRGQQKAQWGHQKAQWGQEKAQWGQEKVKWGQEKAQWGHQKAQWGQEKAQWGQEKVKWGQEKAKRGQEKAQWGQEKVKWGQEKAQQGQQKAQW is encoded by the exons atggc GCCCAGTGGAGGCAGGAGAAGGCTCAGTGGGGGCAAGAGAAGGCTCAGTGGGGGCAAGAGAAGGCCCAGTGGGGGCAGCAAACTGAAAGGCAAAGCAGGGGCAGCAAAAGGCCAAGTAGGGGCAAGAGAAGGCCCAGTGGGGGCAAGAGAAGGCAAACCGGGGGCAGGAGAAGGCCAAGTGGGGGCAAGAGAAGGCCCAGTGGAGACAAGAGAAGGCCCAGTGAGGGCAGCAGAAGGCCAAGTCGGGGCAGGGGAAGGCCCAAGGAGGGCAGGAGAAGGCCCAGTGGGGGCAAGAGAAGGCCCAGTGAGGGCAGGAGAAGGCCACGCGGGGGCAGGAGAAGGCCCAGTGAGGGCAGGAGAAGGCCCAGTCGGAGCAGGAGAAGGCCCAGTAGGAGCAAGAGAAGGTAAAGCAGGGGCAGCAGAAGGCCAAGTGGGCGCAAGAGAAGGCCCAGTGAGGGCAGCAGAAGGCCAAGTCGGGGCAGGGGAAGGCCCAAGGAGGGCAGGAGAAGGCAAAGCGGGGGCAGCAGAAGGCCACGTGGGGGCAGGAGAAGGCCCAGTGAGGGCAGGAGAAGGCCCAGTAGGAGCACGAGAAGGCCCAGTAGGAGCAAGAGAAGGTAAAGCGGGGGCAGCAGAAGGCCCAGTGAGGGCAGGAGAAGGCCAAGTCGGGGCAGGGGAAGGCCCAAGGAGGGCAGGAGAAGGCCCAGTGGGGGCAAGAGAAGGCCCTGTGGGGTTAGAAGAAGGTAAAGCGGGGGCAGCAGAAGGCCCCGTGGGGGCAGGAGAAGGCCCAACAAAGGCAGGAGAAGGCCCAGTGGGGACAGGAGAAGACCCGGTGAAGACAGGAGAAGGCCCAGTGGGGGCAGGAGAAGGTAAAGCGGGGGCAGCAGAAGGCCCAGTGGGGACAGGAGAAGGCCCAGTGGGGACAGCAGAAGGCCCAGTGGGAACAGGAAAAGGCCCAGTGGGGGCAGCAGAAGGCCCAGTGGGGAAGGGAGAAGGCCCAGTGGGGGCAGCAGAAGGCCCA CAGAAGGCCAAGTGGGGGCAGGAGAAGGCCCAGTGGGGACAGCAGAAGGCCCAGTGGGGGCAGGAGAAGGCCCAGTGGGGACAGCAGAAGGCTCAGTGGGGGCAGGAGAAGGCCCAGTGGGGGCAGGAGAAGGCTCAGTGGGGGCAGGAGAAGGTAAAGCGGGGGCAGCAAAAGGCCCAGTGGGGGCAGGAGATGGCCCAGTGGGGACAGGAGAAGGCCCCGTGGGGGCAGGAAAAGGCCCAGTGGGGGCAGGAGAAGGCCCAGTGGAGGCAGGAGAATGCCCAGTGGGCACAGGAGAAGGCTCAGTGGGGACAAAAGGTAAAGCGGGGGCAGCAGAGGGcctcggggagggggggggggggggcaggagaaGGCCCAGTGGAGACAGGAGAAGGCCTATTGGGTGCAGAAGAAGGCCGAGTGGGGGCAGGAGAAGGTAAAGCGGGGGCAGCAGAAGGCCCAGTGGGGGCAGGAGAAGGCCCAGTGGGGACAGGAGAAGGCCCAGTGGGGGATGCAGAAGGCCCAGTGGGGACAGGAGAAGGCCCAGTGGAGGCAGGAGAAGGCCCAGTGGGGGCCGCAGCAGATCCAGTGTGGGCAGGAGAAGGCCCAGTGGGGGCAGGAGAAGGCCCAGTGGGGGCCGCAACAGATCCAGTGCAGGAGAAGGTAAAGCGGGGGCAGCAGAAGGCCCAGTGGGGCCAGGGGAAGGCCCAGTGGGGACAGGAGAAGGCCCAGTGGAGGCAGGAGAAGGCCCAGAGAGGGGCAGGAGAAGGCCCAGTGCGGAGAGGAGAAGGCCCAGTGGGGGCAGGAGGAGGCCCAGTGGGGAAAGGAGAAGGCCCAGTGGGGACAGGAGAAGGTAAAGCGGGGGCAGCAGAAGGCCCAGTGGGGGAAGGAGAAGGCCCAGTGGGGACAGGCGAAGGCCCAGTGGGGGCAGGAGAAGGCCCAGTGGGGGCAGGAGAAAGTAAAGCGGGGGCAGCTGAAGGCCCAGTGCGGGTAGGAGAAGGCCCAACAGGGGCAGGAGAAGGCCCAGTGGGGACAGGAGAAGGCCCAGTGGAGACAGGAAAAGGCCCAGTGGGGCCAAAAGAAGGCTCAGTGGGGGAAAGAGAAGGCCCAGTGGGGGCAGGAGAAGGCCCAGTGGGGACAGGAGAAGGCCCAGTGGGGAAAGGAGAAGGTAAAGTGGGGGCAGGAGAAGGTAAAGCGGGGGCAGGAGAAGGTAAAGTGGGGGGGCAGGAGAAGGTAAAGTGGGGGCAGGAGAAGGTAAAGTGGGGGCAGGAGAAGGCCCAGTGGGGGCAGGAGAAGGCCCAGTGGGGGCAGGAGAAGGCCCAGTGGGGACAGGAGAAGGCCCAGTGGGGACAGGAGAAGGTAAAGTGGGGGCAGGAGAAGGTAAAGCGGGGGCAGCAGAAGGCCCAGTGGGGGCATCAGAAGGCCCAGTGGGGGCAGGAGAAGGCCCAGTGGGGGCAGGAGAAGGTAAAGTGGGGGCAGGAGAAGGCCCAGTGGGGGCATCAGAAGGCCCAGTGGGGGCAGGAGAAGGCCCAGTGGGGACAGGAGAAGGTAAAGTGGGGGCAGGAGAAGGCAAAGCGGGGGCAGGAGAAGGCCCAGTGGGGACAGGAGAAGGTAAAGTGGGGGCAGGAGAAGGCCCAACAGGGGCAGCAGAAGGCCCAGTGGTGA
- the LOC138953231 gene encoding uncharacterized protein → MSKALFHLRPNSVGKKSLSFGIFDPFCQGYFCPRFAFCCPHRAFSCPHRGLLLPPLCLLLPPPGLLLPPLGLLLPPRGLLPPLSLLLLQLGLLLPPLGLLLPPLGLLLSLLELLPPLGLLLPPLGLLLPPLSILLPPLGLFLPPRGLLLPPLGLLLPPLGLLLSPLGLLLSPLGLLLSPLGLFLPPLCLLLPPLGLLLSPLGLLLPLLGLLLLPLGLLLPPLGPLLTHWAFSCPHWAFSCPHWAFSCLPPRGLLPPLSLLLLQLGLLLPQIGLLLPSLVLLLTSLGLLLPPLCLLLPPLGLLLPPLSLVLPPLCLLLPQLGLLLPPGITDSNPTSSSSAAHINGKTSSQQLAWTEPGLPRDAEKQMQAARTQVTMLQRS, encoded by the exons ATGTC taaggccttatttcatttAAGGCCTAATTCTGTGGGGAAAAAAAGCCTTAGTTTTGGGATTTTTGATCCCTTTTGTCAAGGATACTTCTGCCCCCGCTTTGCCTTCTGCTGTCCCCACCGGGCATTCTCATGCCCCCACCGGGGCCTTCTCCTGCCCCCGCTTTGCCTTCTCCTGCCCCCACCGGGCCTTCTCCTGCCCCCATTGGGCCTTCTCCTGCCCCCACGGGGCCTTCTGCCCCCACTGAGCCTTCTCCTGCTCCAACTGGGCCTTCTCCTGCCTCCACTGGGCCTTCTACTGCCCCCACTGGGCCTTCTCCTGTCCCTACTGGAACTTCTGCCCCCACTGGGCCTTCTCCTGCCCCCACTGGGCCTTCTCTTGCCCCCACTAAGCATTCTCTTGCCCCCACTGGGCCTTTTCCTGCCTCCACGGGGCCTTCTCCTGCCCCCACTGGGCCTTCTCCTGCCTCCACTGGGCCTTCTCCTGTCCCCACTGGGCCTTCTCCTGTCCCCACTGGGCCTTCTCCTGTCCCCACTGGGCCTTTTCCTGCCCCCGCTTTGCCTTCTCCTGCCCCCACTGGGCCTTCTCCTGTCCCCACTGGGCCTTCTTCTGCCCCTGTTGGGCCTTCTCCTGCTCCCACTGGGCCTTCTCCTGCCTCCACTGGGCCCTCTGCTGACCCACTGGGCCTTCTCCTGCCCCCACTGGGCCTTCTCCTGCCCCCACTGGGCCTTCTCCTGCCTGCCCCCACGGGGCCTTCTGCCCCCACTGAGCCTTCTCCTGCTCCAACTGGGCCTTCTCCTGCCCCAAATAGGCCTTCTCCTGCCCTCACTGGTCCTTCTCCTGACCTCACTTGGCCTTCTGCTGCCCCCGCTTTGCCTTCTCCTGCCCCCACTGGGCCTTCTCTTGCCCCCACTGAGCCTTGTCTTGCCCCCACTGTGCCTTCTCCTGCCTCAACTGGGCCTTCTCTTGCCCCCAGGTATTACTGATTCCAATCCCACCAGCTCATCAAGCGCAGCTCATATCAATGGCAAAACCTCTTCTCAGCAGCTGGCGTGGACAGAACCCGGTTTGCCAAGAGACGCAGAGAAGCAGATGCAG GCAGCAAGAACGCAGGTCACCATGCTCCAACGATCATGA